Proteins from one Corynebacterium testudinoris genomic window:
- a CDS encoding serine hydrolase domain-containing protein — MARSSLRERLGSWRNRPQPTVKESLADADTKVAAMNKLGDVAVVLETTDGTVRHSYCFDAMDTDARFAAESVSKLFTHAIIFRLIDEGRLTYHSSVASRMPSGSLDGLHVVGGSDYGADITVRHLLDQTSGLPSWEDSRDPGGRTVVEQIVDWDRVVHVDEQMEISATIGAKFPPGGSGRRAHYSDLNAELLSQVAQHTTGRSFQEMAYEYILVPLGMELTTFVVPATRDYAPFRTHKDPVWASRYLSSSPGSAGVISTADDLLTFIRAFHTGKLFNPRHLAEPELRRIQYWPLRYGAGMMAAPHNSRFPFGPKKQLMFGHTGVTGAFAFYSPEDDAFIAGSINSILTSPFDVIDRYLRAL, encoded by the coding sequence ATGGCCCGCTCCTCACTCCGCGAGCGGCTTGGTAGTTGGCGGAATCGACCGCAACCCACGGTGAAGGAGTCACTCGCTGACGCCGACACCAAGGTGGCGGCTATGAATAAGCTTGGCGACGTCGCGGTCGTCCTCGAAACCACGGACGGCACCGTCCGCCATTCTTATTGCTTCGACGCGATGGACACTGATGCCCGCTTCGCGGCGGAATCAGTGAGCAAGCTATTTACCCACGCGATCATTTTCCGCCTCATCGACGAGGGACGACTCACATATCACTCCTCGGTGGCCTCCCGCATGCCCTCGGGCTCCCTGGATGGACTCCACGTGGTGGGCGGGTCGGACTACGGGGCCGACATCACCGTCCGTCACTTGCTGGACCAGACGTCTGGCCTGCCGAGCTGGGAAGACAGCCGCGACCCCGGGGGCCGCACCGTTGTCGAGCAGATCGTCGATTGGGATCGCGTGGTCCACGTCGACGAGCAGATGGAAATCTCCGCCACGATTGGCGCCAAATTCCCACCCGGTGGTTCAGGGCGACGAGCCCACTACTCAGACCTCAATGCTGAGCTGTTGTCACAGGTTGCCCAGCACACCACGGGCCGTAGCTTCCAGGAGATGGCCTACGAGTACATCCTTGTGCCATTGGGAATGGAGTTGACCACGTTCGTGGTTCCAGCGACCCGCGACTACGCCCCATTTCGGACCCACAAGGACCCGGTGTGGGCATCGCGTTACCTGTCCAGTTCCCCAGGATCAGCCGGCGTGATCTCCACGGCGGATGATCTGTTGACGTTTATCCGCGCCTTCCACACGGGCAAGCTCTTCAACCCGCGTCATCTGGCTGAACCGGAGTTGCGGCGAATCCAATACTGGCCGCTGCGCTATGGGGCGGGCATGATGGCCGCGCCCCACAACAGCCGATTCCCGTTCGGACCGAAAAAGCAACTGATGTTCGGGCATACCGGTGTGACAGGTGCGTTTGCCTTTTATAGCCCTGAAGATGATGCCTTCATTGCTGGTTCCATCAACTCGATCCTTACGTCACCATTTGACGTGATCGATCGCTACCTCCGCGCGTTGTAG
- a CDS encoding carboxylesterase/lipase family protein, with protein MSTGPDIATTAGVVRGLVDEELGIRTWRGVPFGAPTSGSGRFRAPQQREPWAGVRDATRFAPPAPQPTYSWTDRIIGDEDCLALDIVRPDTDDVLPVVVYLHGGSFIMGSSHERMLRGYSFARTMDAVYVSINFRLGVLGYLDLRSIGEDCVANPAVRDQILALKWVRANIAAFGGDPDRVTLMGESAGGAAVTTLMGVPAVAGLFHRAIAQSPPISMIHSRAQATLWARELVYRMALPRQATLADLRDESAADLVRAGQSMMWHGGELLHLNSCYGPTIDGGVVPDHPLTIFESGGQAQVPLLIGTNSDEASFSKVFYMRTSARSRSALRLLSAFDPAHAPRVLRAYEGATERTQFAELLADALFWAPSVRLAGAHARTAPTWMYRFDYAPAALRWLGLGAMHSLELSAVFGDPTASRTAGLSRFGGMDGYEELTDLIQYHWGSFIHHGHPGEEWPAYDGADDTRPGRATVVFDHDTRALFDPKAAQRRAWEDYRMTEWGNGRPELLEELGMLMQATDLRESRG; from the coding sequence ATGAGCACGGGGCCCGATATCGCCACCACCGCCGGAGTGGTCCGTGGGCTGGTCGATGAAGAGTTAGGCATCCGCACCTGGCGCGGGGTTCCCTTCGGCGCGCCTACCTCCGGATCGGGCCGGTTTAGGGCCCCTCAGCAGCGCGAACCCTGGGCTGGCGTGCGCGACGCCACCCGCTTCGCCCCACCCGCCCCGCAGCCGACATACTCCTGGACGGACAGGATTATCGGTGATGAAGATTGCCTCGCCCTCGACATTGTTCGCCCCGACACGGACGACGTTTTGCCCGTCGTTGTCTACCTCCACGGCGGATCCTTCATCATGGGCTCCTCCCACGAACGGATGCTGCGCGGCTACTCCTTTGCCCGCACCATGGACGCGGTTTATGTGTCCATTAACTTCCGCCTCGGCGTGCTCGGCTACCTTGACCTGCGCAGCATCGGCGAGGATTGCGTAGCCAACCCGGCTGTGCGCGATCAAATCCTGGCCCTCAAGTGGGTCCGGGCCAACATCGCCGCCTTCGGAGGAGACCCCGACCGCGTCACCCTCATGGGCGAATCCGCCGGTGGCGCAGCCGTGACCACCCTCATGGGCGTGCCCGCCGTCGCCGGGCTCTTCCACCGCGCCATCGCCCAATCCCCGCCGATCTCCATGATTCACTCCCGCGCCCAGGCCACGCTGTGGGCCCGCGAGCTCGTCTACCGCATGGCCCTGCCGCGCCAAGCGACCTTGGCCGACCTGCGCGATGAATCCGCCGCCGACCTCGTCCGCGCCGGGCAGTCCATGATGTGGCACGGCGGTGAGCTGCTGCACCTCAACTCCTGTTATGGCCCGACTATCGACGGCGGGGTGGTCCCCGACCACCCCCTCACCATCTTCGAATCCGGTGGTCAGGCCCAAGTCCCGCTGCTCATTGGCACCAACTCGGATGAGGCCAGCTTTTCCAAAGTCTTCTACATGCGCACCTCCGCGCGCTCCCGCAGCGCCCTGCGCTTGCTCTCCGCGTTCGATCCCGCCCACGCCCCGCGCGTCCTCCGGGCCTACGAGGGTGCCACCGAACGCACCCAATTCGCCGAGCTGCTTGCCGACGCCCTCTTCTGGGCCCCCTCCGTCCGCCTCGCCGGTGCGCACGCCCGCACCGCCCCCACCTGGATGTACCGCTTCGACTACGCACCCGCCGCCCTGCGCTGGCTGGGTCTAGGGGCCATGCACTCCCTCGAACTCTCCGCAGTGTTCGGCGACCCCACCGCCTCCCGCACCGCCGGGCTCTCCCGCTTCGGCGGCATGGACGGATACGAGGAGCTGACCGACCTTATCCAATACCACTGGGGTTCCTTCATCCACCACGGCCACCCTGGGGAAGAATGGCCCGCCTATGACGGCGCGGATGACACCCGGCCTGGCCGCGCCACAGTGGTTTTCGACCATGACACCCGTGCGCTTTTTGATCCGAAGGCCGCCCAACGCCGCGCCTGGGAGGACTACCGCATGACCGAGTGGGGGAATGGCCGCCCCGAATTGCTCGAAGAGCTGGGAATGTTGATGCAGGCTACCGATTTGCGGGAATCCCGAGGATGA
- a CDS encoding MFS transporter, producing MTEHTDATPKLPSEIWILVSAAFIIALGYGFIAPIMPQFVVSFDVSMAAAGAVISVFAGSRLIFAPASGKLIDRIGSRRVYLTGLMTVAVTTALVGGAQEYWHILLLRGIAGIGSTMFTVSAMGLIVKMAPPDCRGRASALYGTAFLVGNIIGPIIGAALSVLGMRVPFVIYGFTVAVAAFVVWWKMPKPQEDSQSDKAKANPLLFREAIRDSAYRSALISAFAHGWINFGVRVATLPLFVAAAFNNGAAIAGLAMAAFAAGNAVVLQVSGRLADTIGRKPLIIVGLVINAIFTATLGFTHDLWPLLIVSALAGAGAGMLNPSQQAVVADVIGSERSGGSVLANYQMAMDFGAITGPILIGYVAQVYGFEVGFLICGVIGLLAAVAWAFGRETLDDGRAPKLERI from the coding sequence ATGACCGAGCACACTGACGCCACACCGAAGCTGCCCAGCGAAATCTGGATCCTCGTATCCGCTGCCTTCATCATCGCGCTGGGCTACGGATTTATCGCGCCGATCATGCCGCAGTTCGTGGTCAGTTTCGATGTATCCATGGCTGCCGCAGGCGCCGTCATCTCCGTCTTCGCCGGATCCCGACTCATCTTCGCTCCGGCATCAGGAAAGCTCATCGACCGCATCGGCTCTCGCCGGGTCTATCTCACGGGCCTGATGACCGTGGCAGTGACGACCGCCTTGGTCGGTGGGGCACAGGAATACTGGCACATCTTGCTCCTGCGAGGCATCGCAGGCATTGGCTCCACGATGTTCACCGTTTCGGCCATGGGCCTCATTGTGAAGATGGCCCCGCCCGACTGTCGCGGCAGAGCCTCAGCGCTCTACGGCACCGCCTTCCTCGTGGGCAACATCATCGGCCCCATTATTGGTGCCGCCCTTTCCGTCCTCGGAATGCGGGTTCCCTTCGTCATCTACGGATTCACCGTGGCGGTGGCTGCCTTCGTGGTGTGGTGGAAAATGCCAAAGCCACAGGAAGACTCCCAATCTGACAAGGCCAAAGCCAATCCTTTGCTGTTCCGCGAGGCCATCCGCGACAGCGCCTATCGATCAGCGCTCATTTCCGCCTTCGCCCACGGATGGATCAACTTCGGCGTGCGCGTGGCAACCTTGCCCCTCTTCGTCGCCGCTGCCTTCAACAACGGCGCGGCCATCGCCGGGCTGGCCATGGCCGCCTTTGCAGCTGGCAACGCAGTAGTCCTCCAGGTTTCGGGCCGACTGGCCGACACCATCGGCCGCAAGCCACTCATCATCGTCGGGCTGGTGATCAATGCGATTTTCACGGCCACCCTCGGGTTCACCCACGACCTGTGGCCCTTACTCATCGTCTCGGCGCTGGCGGGCGCGGGAGCAGGCATGCTCAATCCATCCCAACAAGCTGTCGTGGCCGATGTCATCGGCAGTGAACGATCCGGCGGAAGCGTGCTGGCCAACTACCAAATGGCCATGGACTTCGGCGCCATCACCGGCCCCATCCTCATCGGCTACGTCGCCCAGGTCTATGGCTTCGAGGTGGGTTTCCTCATCTGTGGTGTCATCGGCTTGCTGGCGGCCGTGGCGTGGGCTTTCGGCCGAGAAACACTCGACGATGGCCGCGCCCCAAAGCTAGAGCGAATCTAA
- a CDS encoding shikimate 5-dehydrogenase has protein sequence MVNYVDRETTLCISLSARPSNHGVRFHNWLYAELGLNFLYKAVAPTDITAAIAGVRGLAIRGAGVSMPYKQDVIPLIDALDPSAERINAVNTIVNTDGELVGYNTDYVAVAQLLRTHEVDPSLRVAVRGSGGMANAVVAALADHGLQGTVVARNHATGSALASRYGWEYSAEVPAGAELLVNVTPLGMDGESAHVQSFSDAEVEAAAVVFDVVAFPVETPLIQAARRLGKPVITGGEVVALQAAEQFTLYTGHTPTPEQIIAAEDYASQ, from the coding sequence ATGGTTAATTACGTCGACCGGGAAACCACTCTGTGCATTTCGTTGTCTGCTCGCCCCTCGAATCACGGCGTCCGTTTCCACAACTGGCTCTACGCCGAACTCGGCCTCAACTTCCTGTACAAGGCGGTGGCACCGACGGACATCACCGCCGCCATCGCGGGCGTTCGCGGCCTGGCTATCCGCGGGGCCGGGGTCTCCATGCCGTATAAGCAGGATGTCATCCCGCTTATCGACGCCCTGGATCCCTCCGCCGAGCGCATCAACGCCGTCAACACGATTGTCAATACTGACGGCGAGTTGGTCGGCTACAACACCGACTACGTTGCGGTGGCACAGTTGCTGCGCACCCACGAGGTTGATCCTTCCTTGCGCGTTGCCGTTCGCGGTTCCGGTGGAATGGCCAACGCGGTTGTTGCGGCGTTGGCTGATCACGGGCTGCAGGGCACGGTCGTGGCCCGCAATCATGCGACGGGCTCGGCGCTGGCGTCCCGCTATGGCTGGGAGTACTCGGCGGAGGTGCCGGCGGGTGCTGAGCTGCTGGTTAATGTCACCCCGTTGGGCATGGATGGTGAATCCGCGCACGTTCAGTCGTTCTCGGATGCCGAGGTCGAGGCCGCGGCCGTGGTGTTCGACGTCGTGGCTTTCCCGGTGGAAACACCCCTCATCCAGGCGGCCCGCCGTTTGGGCAAGCCGGTCATCACCGGTGGTGAGGTCGTTGCCCTCCAGGCTGCGGAGCAGTTCACTCTGTACACCGGTCACACCCCGACGCCGGAGCAGATCATCGCGGCCGAGGACTACGCCAGCCAATAA
- a CDS encoding ABC transporter ATP-binding protein: MEGHSGRRVLIDVLRQRRGVTIAALVATVGAVLFEVAIPLLTGSAVDVATGAITSTPATELFQQWSPLTAIIVVLVLVAVGRFACQFARRYTAGRLSIGTQHTLRVRLLDSLQRLDGPGQDNIVTGQVVSRSISDLNATQGLVAMGPLALGLLIQLVVTAVVMFSVSPLLTLIACAFLPLIVAVALFSRRTMYAANWVAQQATADLATHVEQTVTGVRVVKAFAQETREVGRLDALGRTLYAVKMRSAKLMARYQPLLQNLPQLALVVNILLGGWMAIRGDITVGTFFAFSVYLTSMTQIVSMLSGMIVTFQMGLASLDRIADILDLRPSRVDPADPLTIPEGPLGLAVDAVTFDTDGRRVLDSLSLTVPAGGSLALIGPPGSGKSMAVQLLGGFYQPDAGSLSLIDAAGTPLPYGQLTLATLRQAVTCVFDEPFLYSSTIRDNITMGATATEEEIRRAAELAQAVSFIEELPDGFDTVVGERGLTLSGGQRQRIALARALFARPRILILDDATSAIDAATEARIIHGLRAELNDVTIVSVAHRQSTLDLADNVAIVDSGRVVASGPVSEVSTDPQFLAVMDPTPLQREIGPDPAHDALWPAETQHGRQEHIIDSSAVVGGRGGGGRGIGAITATPELLERVDKLPPATEEPGLDSARIREDLSDFHLRDLFRSVCFLILGVIALLIVGVLASLAFPTLMRWAVDFGVGRDSVGTLWEIAGAGLVVVAISWAAAVALVIYTSRTGERLLYSLRLRSYAHLQRLSMSFYETTMSGRIMTRMTTDIDTLSSFLQTGLAQAIVSVGTLVGILVMLAYTDAGLSLVAVAAIPLIVVVTIIFRRISTRLYAQAREQISTVNATFQEDINGLRTAQMHGRTPLALATFERESERYRRLRVRSQAAVALYFPGVNAISQITTALVLGVGASRVAGGDLTAGVLVAFVMYLAQLYGPIQQLGQIFDSWQQAAVGFRRITDLLAHKPTVDDTGTDPDAGRAARGPLALHDVSFSYGPDSPLVAEDMNLTIAPGTTLALVGPTGAGKSTVVKLLARFYDPVTGEVTASGTDIRNFPLPQWRRRIAQVPQEAHLFMGTIAENIAYGEPEATDSDIEDAVRRIGALAIIADIPGGFRHNVGERGRGLSSGQRQLIALARAELLRPDVMLLDEATATLDPATEAAVLDASDRITRERTSIVVAHRLATAARADRILVIDEGRIIEDGTHSALLERNGVYAGMWHSHR; this comes from the coding sequence TTGGAGGGGCATTCCGGCCGACGGGTCCTCATCGATGTGCTTCGTCAGCGCCGCGGTGTCACCATCGCGGCCCTGGTGGCGACGGTCGGTGCGGTGCTCTTTGAAGTCGCCATCCCGCTGCTCACCGGCTCGGCCGTCGATGTCGCCACTGGCGCCATCACCTCGACCCCGGCGACGGAGCTGTTTCAACAATGGTCGCCTCTGACGGCGATCATTGTCGTGCTCGTCCTCGTCGCGGTGGGCCGCTTCGCCTGCCAATTCGCGCGGCGCTACACGGCTGGCCGATTATCCATCGGTACCCAGCACACGCTGCGGGTCCGGCTGCTCGACTCACTCCAGCGTCTCGACGGCCCCGGCCAAGACAACATCGTCACCGGCCAGGTCGTATCGCGCTCGATCTCCGATCTCAACGCCACCCAAGGCCTCGTCGCCATGGGACCGTTGGCGCTGGGATTACTCATTCAGCTCGTGGTCACCGCCGTGGTGATGTTTAGCGTCTCTCCCCTGCTCACCCTCATCGCCTGCGCTTTCCTCCCGCTCATCGTCGCGGTGGCACTGTTCTCCCGGCGCACGATGTACGCCGCTAACTGGGTCGCCCAACAAGCCACCGCCGACCTGGCCACCCACGTGGAACAAACCGTCACCGGCGTCCGCGTGGTCAAGGCCTTCGCCCAGGAAACCCGCGAGGTCGGCCGCCTCGACGCATTGGGACGCACGCTCTATGCGGTGAAAATGCGCTCGGCCAAACTCATGGCCCGCTATCAGCCGTTGCTGCAAAACCTGCCGCAGCTGGCCCTCGTGGTCAACATCCTCCTCGGCGGGTGGATGGCCATCCGTGGCGACATCACGGTGGGCACCTTCTTCGCCTTCTCCGTGTATCTGACGTCGATGACGCAGATCGTCAGCATGCTCTCCGGCATGATTGTCACCTTCCAGATGGGCCTGGCCTCCCTCGACCGCATCGCCGACATCCTCGACTTGCGCCCCTCGCGAGTCGATCCTGCCGATCCGCTGACCATCCCGGAGGGCCCCCTCGGCCTCGCCGTCGACGCCGTCACCTTCGATACCGACGGTCGCCGCGTCCTCGACTCACTCAGCCTCACCGTCCCCGCGGGCGGCTCGCTCGCCCTCATCGGCCCGCCCGGATCAGGAAAATCAATGGCGGTCCAACTGCTCGGCGGCTTCTACCAGCCGGATGCCGGGTCGCTCTCGCTTATCGACGCCGCCGGCACCCCCCTCCCCTACGGCCAGCTCACGCTGGCCACCCTGCGGCAGGCGGTCACCTGCGTCTTCGACGAGCCTTTCCTCTATTCCTCCACCATCCGCGACAACATCACCATGGGAGCCACCGCCACCGAGGAGGAGATCCGGCGCGCCGCGGAACTCGCGCAGGCCGTGTCCTTCATCGAGGAGCTGCCCGACGGCTTTGACACCGTCGTCGGCGAGCGAGGCCTCACCCTCTCCGGCGGGCAGCGCCAGCGCATCGCCCTGGCCCGCGCCCTCTTCGCCCGGCCCCGCATTCTCATTCTCGACGACGCCACCTCCGCCATCGATGCCGCCACCGAGGCCCGCATCATTCACGGCCTGCGGGCGGAGCTTAACGACGTCACCATCGTCTCCGTCGCCCACCGCCAATCCACCCTCGACCTCGCCGACAACGTCGCTATCGTCGACTCCGGCCGAGTGGTGGCCAGCGGGCCCGTGTCAGAGGTATCCACCGACCCGCAATTCCTCGCCGTCATGGACCCGACCCCACTCCAGCGAGAAATCGGTCCCGATCCAGCCCACGATGCCCTGTGGCCCGCCGAGACCCAACACGGTCGACAGGAACACATCATTGACTCCTCCGCCGTCGTCGGCGGGCGTGGCGGTGGCGGCCGAGGAATCGGCGCGATCACCGCCACTCCGGAGCTGTTGGAACGGGTGGACAAGCTTCCCCCCGCCACGGAGGAACCCGGCCTGGATTCCGCCCGCATCCGCGAGGACCTCTCCGACTTCCACCTCCGCGACCTTTTCCGCTCCGTCTGCTTCCTCATCCTCGGCGTCATCGCCTTGCTCATCGTCGGGGTGCTCGCCTCCCTCGCCTTCCCGACCCTCATGCGGTGGGCCGTCGACTTCGGCGTGGGACGAGACTCCGTGGGCACCCTCTGGGAGATCGCCGGGGCGGGCCTCGTCGTCGTCGCGATCTCGTGGGCCGCTGCCGTCGCCCTCGTCATCTACACCTCCCGCACCGGTGAACGACTCCTCTACAGCCTGCGCCTGCGCAGCTACGCCCATCTCCAACGGCTGAGCATGAGCTTCTATGAGACGACGATGTCGGGCCGCATCATGACCCGCATGACCACCGACATCGACACCCTCAGCTCCTTCCTCCAAACCGGACTGGCCCAGGCGATCGTCTCGGTGGGCACGCTCGTGGGCATCCTCGTCATGCTCGCCTACACCGACGCCGGCCTGTCCCTCGTCGCGGTGGCGGCCATCCCGCTCATCGTCGTGGTGACCATCATCTTCCGCCGGATCTCCACCCGCCTCTACGCCCAAGCCCGCGAGCAAATCAGCACCGTCAACGCAACCTTCCAAGAAGACATCAACGGGCTGCGCACCGCCCAGATGCACGGCCGCACTCCCCTGGCGCTGGCCACCTTCGAGCGCGAATCAGAACGCTACCGCCGCCTGCGGGTCCGCTCCCAGGCGGCCGTGGCGCTGTACTTCCCCGGCGTCAACGCCATCTCTCAGATCACCACTGCTTTAGTCCTCGGGGTCGGGGCGAGCCGGGTCGCCGGGGGCGATCTCACCGCCGGCGTGCTCGTCGCCTTCGTCATGTACCTCGCCCAGCTGTACGGGCCGATCCAGCAATTGGGCCAGATCTTCGACTCCTGGCAGCAGGCCGCCGTCGGTTTCCGCCGCATCACCGATCTGCTCGCTCACAAGCCCACGGTCGACGACACGGGCACCGACCCCGACGCTGGGCGCGCGGCCCGCGGCCCCCTCGCACTGCACGACGTGTCCTTCTCCTATGGCCCCGACTCCCCGCTCGTCGCCGAGGACATGAACCTCACCATCGCGCCGGGGACGACGCTGGCCCTGGTGGGGCCGACGGGGGCGGGGAAATCGACCGTCGTCAAGCTGTTGGCCCGGTTCTACGACCCGGTGACGGGCGAGGTGACAGCGAGCGGCACCGACATTCGCAATTTCCCGCTGCCGCAATGGCGCCGCCGCATCGCACAGGTGCCGCAGGAGGCACACCTCTTCATGGGCACGATCGCGGAAAATATCGCCTACGGCGAGCCCGAGGCCACGGACAGCGACATCGAAGATGCCGTCCGCCGCATCGGCGCACTCGCCATCATCGCCGACATCCCCGGCGGATTCCGCCACAACGTCGGCGAACGCGGCCGCGGCCTGTCCTCCGGACAGCGCCAACTCATCGCCCTCGCCCGCGCCGAACTCCTGCGCCCCGACGTCATGCTTCTCGACGAAGCCACCGCCACCCTCGACCCCGCCACCGAAGCCGCCGTCCTCGACGCCTCCGACCGGATCACCCGCGAACGCACCTCCATCGTCGTAGCCCACCGACTCGCCACCGCCGCCCGCGCTGACCGCATCCTCGTCATCGATGAGGGACGTATCATCGAAGACGGCACCCACTCGGCGCTCCTGGAACGGAACGGTGTGTACGCGGGGATGTGGCACTCCCACCGATAA
- a CDS encoding DUF418 domain-containing protein — MTRIHGLDLARALAITGMIAAHLGPETWITTGYPSALFAVLAGVSMGIITERSESLSRARFNILIRAVILLGLGVILSGIQSYIMIVLTAIGAAYLLLLPVIGWRLRWLFTLLAVLLIAGPLLAASQYYFYIGFAGLQLSDLLFGSYPLLAWVAYLLIGLLIHRLALERADRQWMLLGIGGILLFVALMMSVAASIGGGLFRELLGGTPHSGDFLDVVSSSAVSMIVIAVCLLACRVPAIVWVTYPLRALGAMSYTVYIVHVLITTIANGTFVSAHFIPAEPPYYFPDMDPSLKMGDEFALEGAYALDFEWGMYPPGEGTYPMPIESDPAWMGMFLAQILGFLLFASLWRWFFRRGPVEWAVHRVVEKTMGPESEKEPVPSTPDDSAPRTEKSLPEED, encoded by the coding sequence ATGACCCGCATCCACGGCCTGGATCTAGCCCGCGCACTCGCCATCACCGGCATGATCGCCGCCCACTTAGGACCCGAAACGTGGATCACCACCGGCTATCCCTCGGCTTTGTTCGCCGTGCTAGCGGGCGTATCGATGGGCATCATTACCGAACGCTCGGAATCACTGAGCCGGGCGCGATTCAACATCCTCATCCGCGCCGTCATCCTGCTCGGACTGGGGGTCATTCTCTCTGGGATCCAGAGCTACATCATGATCGTGTTGACCGCGATCGGTGCAGCCTACCTCCTACTACTCCCGGTGATCGGGTGGCGCCTTCGGTGGCTCTTCACCTTGTTGGCAGTACTGCTCATCGCTGGACCATTACTAGCCGCCTCGCAGTACTACTTCTACATTGGATTCGCGGGCTTGCAGCTCAGCGATCTACTTTTTGGCTCCTACCCGCTACTAGCCTGGGTCGCCTACCTCCTCATCGGATTGCTCATCCACCGTCTGGCGCTGGAACGAGCAGATCGACAGTGGATGTTGCTCGGAATCGGCGGAATACTCCTCTTCGTGGCCTTGATGATGTCAGTCGCAGCGAGCATCGGCGGAGGACTTTTCAGGGAGCTCTTGGGTGGAACACCCCACTCCGGAGACTTCCTCGATGTCGTGAGCTCAAGCGCGGTGTCGATGATTGTCATCGCCGTCTGCCTCCTCGCATGCCGAGTACCCGCCATCGTGTGGGTGACCTACCCGCTTCGAGCGCTCGGTGCGATGTCCTACACGGTCTACATCGTCCATGTGCTGATCACCACCATTGCCAACGGCACCTTCGTCTCCGCTCACTTCATTCCCGCCGAACCGCCGTATTACTTCCCGGACATGGATCCCAGCCTCAAGATGGGAGACGAATTCGCCTTGGAAGGTGCCTATGCCCTCGACTTTGAGTGGGGCATGTATCCGCCGGGGGAAGGAACCTATCCCATGCCAATCGAATCCGATCCCGCCTGGATGGGGATGTTCCTAGCCCAAATTCTCGGCTTCCTACTTTTCGCATCACTATGGCGATGGTTCTTCCGCCGTGGCCCCGTCGAATGGGCCGTCCACCGGGTGGTGGAGAAGACGATGGGTCCAGAGAGCGAAAAGGAACCTGTCCCCAGTACTCCAGACGACTCTGCCCCCAGAACCGAGAAATCCCTCCCCGAGGAGGATTAG